Below is a window of Xiphophorus couchianus chromosome 1, X_couchianus-1.0, whole genome shotgun sequence DNA.
tAGGAAATGTACTCCCATCTGCAGGAATAGCAAACAGTTGTAActtttttattgtgataaaaatgacatcatattttttaaaaaacttaagaaaataatataataatgtgCCAGAATATTCTGGTTTTCTTCTAAAGTCAGGGCGGGTGTAGAGATCTACACTGATCATTATTTTCTCTGACATACAAATACACACCAAGGATAAATGACAGAATGATCGTGTTACTGTTCTgaaccctgttttttttttaaagcatgtcACTTTTGGGAGGTGACTGACATTTCATCGTCCGTTGTCAGTGgtttcaatattaaggaaaagggaaaacatGGCATTATGGTAATTAATGttgattatctgtctcaaacAGGGAGTGGCAATCATCTCTCTCTTCTTCATCCTGGTGTCCATCACTACGTTCTGCTTGGAGACGCATCAGGCCTTCGacgtaaaacaaaacattacagagCTTGTCACAGAGGGAAATATCACGCGAATGGAGATCAGGGATGAGACCGTCACCAACTCAAAGCTCATCATGGTGGAGGGAATCTGTGTGGTGTGGTTTACCTTCGAGTTCCTGGTCCGAATCATCTGCTGTCCAAACAAACTGGCCTTCATCAAGAACACACTCAACATCATTGACTTTGTGGCCATCCTGCCTTTCTACATGGAGATGAGTTTGAGGGGTCTGTCATCCAAGGCGGCCAGCAACGTGCTGGGTTTCCTCCGCGTGGTGCGCTTCGTGAGGATTCTACGGATCTTCAAGCTCACGCGTCACTTTGTGGGCCTGCGCGTGCTGGGTCACACGCTGAGGGCCAGCGTCAACGAGTTCCTCCTGCTGATTATCTTCCTCGCATTGGGAGTGCTCATCTTTGCCACCATGATTTACTACGCCGAGCGCATTGGAGTCACCTACAACCCCAAGATTAAAAACCACTTCAAAAACATCCCCATCAGCTTCTGGTGGGCGGTGGTCACCATGACGACGCTGGGCTACGGGGACATGTATCCACAGACATGGCTGGGTATGATGGTGGGGGCGCTGTGTGCTCTGGCCGGCGTGCTGACCATCGCCATGCCCGTCCCGGTCATCGTCAACAACTTTGGCATGTACTACTCGCTGGCTATGGCGAAGCAGAAGCTgccgaagaagaagaagaagcacaCCCAGAACCGAGACGCGCCGACCGACTCGGCCTCCTTTGTGAAATCGGAAACAAACTCACACATAGACAGCACTCAGAGCGACACGTGTCCGCTGGCGGCggaggagagcagcagcaggaaccgCTCAGGTGAGGCcaacatttcacacacacagtccAACCAAAATGCACTGCAGTCTTTGCATGccgtttgatttttttaatttttttgatttttggagCTCAATGCCTTAAAGAGCTCAGAGGTTTTGATCTGTGGttcttttattagattttattttttcgaTAATATCCTACCTTAGTAGATCACTCTGGTGTTAAGGCTGCACAATATATAGCAGTTTCTTGTAATATCACTGTTTACATTGTGAATATGGCGAATAAATACCCAGACTATCATACACGTATGTTTTCTATGTCTGTAGTATAATTGTTCAttgtttaaacaaattattattcaaGTATTTAAGTATAGGTAAGTATTTATGTTTAGGATTCTTTACTTCTCCACCTGAAAACAGGAGACTATTCATGATGAATACTATGTATCTTCTAATACCACAAAACCACTGTGGTTGGCTTTCAGATTCCAGAGTCGTTGCATTTTTCCGACAGATGCTCTGCGTCTACTCATGTAGACAGAAATCCACCACGATCAAATTACTGCCCATAACATCTCAGTCAAATTGGATTTCATCACAgcaaaaatgctgctttttatgCAATATGCCTCAGCCGTGGTCTGGATCTACGGGGAATCCTTAATAATAGCTTTGGCTTTCTTGTCGTCGTGTTTTCGTCTCCACGTCAGACTCCAAACAGAACGGGGACGCGAATGTGGCCCATTCAGACGAGGAAGGCTGCAGTCTGACCCAGCCGCTGTCCCCCAGTGAGAAGTGGTCGCTGCACTGCTCCAGAGGACGAGGCAAGAACAAGGAGGGCACCTGCTTCATCCTAACGTCGGGAGAGCCCAGCATCCACGTTGGTGGGTTACATCACCTTAAGTTTCATTTAGCTCAGTTCAAGTAAATCCAATCCAATGAAATTTACTTCAGTTCAGTCTAATCCTAATCCTGTTCAATTCAAGTTGTTTAGTAAAGATTCAGTTCACTCTTTATAAAATGcagtttcagtttaattaaGTTTAGTTCGGTTTTTATAAAAACCCCAGTTCAGCTCAGTTCACTTAAATTAACTTAGAATCCATTATGTCTTTACTGTTGGTCTTTGATTTCTTTAATTATAATTGCCATACTTGggaatcaaagtttttttttttatatatataattaaactaAGATGTTGGTATCTGATTGCAAACGAAACAGAtaattaattaatgaaacaATAGTCATAGTGACATTGAAATATAATTCAGTATATTTgaattctatatatttttataatatatatatttataatacaatatatatttttcaacaaaaaaaaacgtaatatgaaaacatatttagcAATCAAAGGAAAACCCTCTTTTTGGATTAGAGATATTAAACACATGACTCCAGTCTCATAATATCTTGATTGGCTTCCTGTCTGCTGTTGCattgatttaaaatctttattgctcacatttaaagttttaaatgatctAGCTCTGTCTGATTTGTGCAATCTTCTCTCAGCAGCCACACACCTTTAAGAGCATGTTCCCAGATTAAAGTTAAATCATAAAGGTGATCTACGTGTCCACAATGCTCAGCATAGActcatttaaatgtcttttaaaaacttACTAATTTTTCATAACCTTTGACTGCTAAATAGATTTTGGAAATACTAacaatcttgtttttaatcagttttataccattttgtattttatgattgtCAGCTTAGCTATAAAAGACGTCTGTCaacctttgttgttttaaatgtgctaagtaaataaatttgacatctgcatatttttttaatctcaactAACCCATTAAATGTCagacagagtgaaaaaaaaaaatctcataaatatttgaattcaACTCTATCTGCCAAAACTGATgccgttttctttttctttctttttttccccgcCTGCATGTTACAACTTGTCACCAGCTTGCAACAAATAACATTAATCAACACTCAGTGAGTGATGGAGCTTTCAGGAAATACATTCAAGTACAAAGTCCATGTAATGGGCTgttgaaaaaaacatgcaaactctctCGGGCCCCCGGCTGTAGTAAGTACTCCATTTATGAggcctgtttttgtttctcccaAAGCAATAAGGCTAATGACCTCTCCGAGTGAAATGCGATTTagcaaagtgcaaaaaaaaaaaaaaaaaaatagatatgtGAAATGTGAGGCGTTCTAAGGGTGTTTGGTGATCTCAGAGAAAAAGGTGGGATCTCTGTTTTAAATGAGTTTGATGTTGCTAAATCTGAAataattacaggaaaaaaattattattgttttgctaATCAAGCAAAAGATGtaaaggaaagagaaaatgcaCAGATTACCCTCTACTTTTAGATCGTCTTCCCTTCTTCGTCTGAAAGTGAGCATCTTCACGTAGCTGCAGCTACCTGTCTGAGGAAAGTTGTCcgacttttttctttcagttgaCAAGATTCAGGGATTCTTGCATGTTACTCCTGTTTCTAAAGTTTCTCAAAAGATTCTGATGAAGCAACTTATCTTCCAATTTCTAGTGATTAGCAAGCCATTAGTGGTTTTACTGGTATGGTTTAGGTCACTGTCATGTTGCAGGGTCAGCTTAACCAGACTCATCAGATGCTACAATCGTTTTTCTGAAGGTCTTTTGATCTCACCATAGTGTTTGCTCTCCTGTCAGTCAagataacaacaaaaataaactgtccctatttttgtttttaaatcctaATACTATACTGTGTGGACCTTTTCCCATTAAACACCAGATGTGTTTTGGTGCCCTGTGTCAAATCAGCAGCGGTGCAAGAGAAACATTAGTTTTCGTCAGCACAGACAGATAGATGATGCAATTACAGCTCCAAAGctcttttattgattttctattgatctaaaatgtaaagaaatgacACAGAGCTGCCTGTAGTGACTCCAGGTAGCAGAGATTCCTCAGCTTAAAAACTGAAGTTCTTAAACTGTGAAATCATACTGAACTAAACTCAGTTCAATGGAGCCCATTTTGATAAATGAATTGAGTGTAGACAAGTATTTGAGGTGCTTTTCCTTTGATTGCTAAATATGTTGCGCACGtcactgtttttttaacagctgcttCGTTTCGACATATTTCCACACCCTGCAGTGATGACTAATTTCTAAAGAGTTACAATAGTCCAGGTGAGAgcttataaaaacatgaacCACCTTCTTCAGATCCTTAAAGGAGAGATAACTCTTTTCTATCTCTGGAAGTCATTGCAGACCTCCACAAGTCTGGTTTGTCCTTTGGTACAATTTCCAGATGATTAAAGGCGTAACACTCATCCGTTCGTGCAGTTTTATTCTGCCACCATGGGAATGTCCAGCAGTCTGTCCAGGCAGGAGACATGTCCTGTCTCCCAGAGAGGAACGGCTGTGAAATGTGTCGAATCGACAcaagaacaaaagcaaaacacctCATGAGTTGAAGCTGATGAGATTCTCGTTATTCTGTACTGACACAGGCTGAAAAGCCCTTCAGCAaagaagaagccattactccaaaaacaacacaaaaagtcAGATCAGAGTTTGCCAAAGATACTAATAATTGGAGAAATGTCCTGTTAtgtcataaaagtaaaattgaaGTGTCATAATGATGCTGTGCCATAAGGTGTGCTTAAGCAATGTGGCCTACAGACCTGACTCACGTCCTGTCTGGAGGAATGAGACCAAATTACAAATATCCAGTGCTAAAAAACATATGTAAGCTTCTTAATTTGAAAAGcttaacaaacataaatattttttgcaaacctAACAGAACCTAAACAGAAAGCTTTGCCTGTGTTAATGTCAAACAACTTTCAAGCGTAAATGAGATGAGggatatgtaaaaaataatggaggaaaaataatctgaaagcGTGAAAAAACCCCCTAAAATTTCAGGTTCTCTTGTGAAAAAGTGATAAAAAGAGACACAAGTGACAAAATGCTGATGAAAGCCAGAACATCCCAGAACTAATCTGTGATGGAGAGAGAAGCGTGTTAATTGAATCCAGTGGTCTGTATCTGGTGAGCATCTGTATAACAGCATCCTGTTCTATTACAGGATCATCTCACATGCATGTGTCTCTTATTAGCCAACATTATCTGAAAGAAAGGTCATTCTATTAACTCACATTTCGCTCGAGCTCGAGATGTTTCCATGTAGAGGTACTAGGCTAAATTTAGCTTGCTTCCTTTCTTGtttgatatgacttgttgataattttgcttatagtttattttaattgtagtTAATTGTGAGTGGAGAAAACCTACATCCTGCTGCTGTCctatttcataaatatttctcaTACATGTGCTGCTGATTAACCACCATTACcagaaaaaaatggataaaattcaaagtctcattttttttccaagcatgAAAAAAGCTGCCTCTGTGgctgcagccattttcagtGGGCTTGTTGTAAATAGATTATGACTCAGTGGCTCTGGTCTTCAGTGCTGTGCCCATGGGGACTTGGGCTGCTTGATACCAGAGAGTTGCCGGGTAAAAGGTATGGATAAT
It encodes the following:
- the kcnc4 gene encoding voltage-gated potassium channel KCNC4 translates to MISSVCVSTYRGRKSGNKPPSKSCLKEEMASGEDSEKIIINVGGTRHETYKSTLRTLPGTRLAWLAEPDSQGCCSESDAELPSVSEFFFDRHPGIFAYVLNYYRTGKLHCPADVCGPLFEEELAFWGIDDTDVEPCCWMTYRQHRDAEEALEIFEPPDPEDTDDDRDTPRRFGIEDRSDRSRGCWEVWRPKLWALFDDPYTSKAARGVAIISLFFILVSITTFCLETHQAFDVKQNITELVTEGNITRMEIRDETVTNSKLIMVEGICVVWFTFEFLVRIICCPNKLAFIKNTLNIIDFVAILPFYMEMSLRGLSSKAASNVLGFLRVVRFVRILRIFKLTRHFVGLRVLGHTLRASVNEFLLLIIFLALGVLIFATMIYYAERIGVTYNPKIKNHFKNIPISFWWAVVTMTTLGYGDMYPQTWLGMMVGALCALAGVLTIAMPVPVIVNNFGMYYSLAMAKQKLPKKKKKHTQNRDAPTDSASFVKSETNSHIDSTQSDTCPLAAEESSSRNRSDSKQNGDANVAHSDEEGCSLTQPLSPSEKWSLHCSRGRGKNKEGTCFILTSGEPSIHVEGCRDILGTTGNYTQPEVTTLT